In a single window of the Rhizoctonia solani chromosome 16, complete sequence genome:
- a CDS encoding Rhodanese domain-containing protein, translated as MAPPTQPAGSKSIAQILTDARSRLDRVSPELAQEANRVRGALLIDIRPEAQRKHSGEIPGALIIERNVLEWRLDPQSDAHLRNVAGVGTYEVEPIIFCQEGYTSSLAAASLKDLGLSKATDLNGGFKAWKEAGLPTTGGSVPG; from the coding sequence ATGGCCCCACCCACACAGCCGGCCGGCTCAAAATCGATTGCCCAAATCCTCACAGATGCGCGCTCACGCCTTGACCGTGTATCTCCAGAGCTTGCACAAGAGGCAAATCGTGTTCGGGGCGCTCTTTTAATAGATATCAGGCCCGAAGCCCAGCGGAAGCACTCTGGTGAAATTCCTGGAGCCTTAATAATTGAGCGTAACGTCCTTGAATGGAGGCTCGACCCTCAGTCGGACGCTCACTTAAGAAACGTGGCTGGTGTGGGAACATACGAAGTAGAGCCTATTATCTTCTGCCAAGAAGGCTACACTAGCAGCCTCGCTGCGGCGTCGCTGAAGGATTTGGGGCTTTCAAAGGCCACTGACCTCAATGGAGGATTCAAAGCCTGGAAAGAAGCCGGCCTCCCTACCACCGGGGGCAGTGTGCCAGGCTGA